The DNA region AGGCGGGCCGGCGAGCTGGCCGGCTTCGTCGCCCAGGTCCACGACGAGTCGGCCGGGGAGCTGCCCGACGAGCTGCGGGTGGTGGCCTACCGCATCGTCCAGGAGGCCCTGGCCAACGTCCGCGCCCATGCCAAGGCGGGCCGGGTCGCCGTCCGCCTCGAGGAGGTCGAGGGCGGCGTGCTGGCCCGGGTCAGCGACGACGGCGTCGGCTTCCTCCCCGGCCTGGTCGGTCGCCGCCCCGCCGGCCACCTCGGCCTCATCAGCATGCGCGAGCAGGCCGCCATGGCCGGCGGCTGGTGCCGCGTCGCCAGCGCCCCCGGCATGGGCACCACGGTCGAGCTCTGGCTCCCCCGCTCAGAGGCCGAAGCCGAGTAGCGGCGGTGGATCGGGCCACCCTCCCGGTTGGGGCCCCATGGCGCGCCTGGGCTCGGCGCGAGCATGAGCGTTGGCGGGCCTGCATTGGGTCCTGATCGGGACTCGGCGGGCGCGCGGGACTCGGCGGGAGCGCGGTACGGCGGGGTCGGGCAGGGGGCCGGCGCCCCGCAAGGCGCCCCGCCCGGCTTCTCAGCGGGCGGTCCAGCCGCCGTCGAGGACCAGGGAGGTGCCGTTGACGAAGGCGGCGGCGTCGGAGCAGAGGAACAGGACCGCGCCGGCGACCTCGGCGGGCTCCAGGAGACGCTTGATGGCCGGCTCGGTGAGCATGATGCGCTCGACCACCTCGGACTCGGAGATGCCGTGGATGCGGGCCTGGTCGGCGATCTGGTTCTCGACCAGGGGGGTGCGCACGTAGGCGGGGCAGATGCAGTTGGAGGTGACGCCGCGGGGGCCGCCCTCCAGGGCGATGACCTTGGACAGGCCCTCCAGGCCGTGCTTGGCGGCGACATACGCGCTCTTGTAGGGGGAGGCGCGCAGGCCGTGGACGGAGGAGATGTTGACCACCCGGCCCCAGCCCCGCTCGTACATGCCGGGCAGGACGGCCCGGGCGAGGCGGAACGGGGCCTCGACCATCAGGGCCAGCATGGCCGCGAACCGCTCGGGCGGGAACTCCTCGATGGGGGCAACGTGCTGGAAGCCGGCGTTGTTGACCAGCACAGCGGCCTCCAGGTCGAGGCCGTCGAGGCCGGCCGGGTCGGTCAGGTCGGCGGTCACCGGGGTGCCGCCGAGCTCGCCCGCGACCCGCTCGGCGCCCTGGCCGTCGCGGTCGACGATGGTCACCCTGGCCCCCGCCCCGGCCAGGGCGCGGGCGCAGGCCTCGCCGATGCCGCTGGCCCCGCCGGTGACGATGGCGGTCCTGCCGTCCAGGTCGACGTCCATCACCCCACCACCTCCAGAGCGCT from Actinomycetota bacterium includes:
- a CDS encoding 3-hydroxybutyrate dehydrogenase, whose product is MDVDLDGRTAIVTGGASGIGEACARALAGAGARVTIVDRDGQGAERVAGELGGTPVTADLTDPAGLDGLDLEAAVLVNNAGFQHVAPIEEFPPERFAAMLALMVEAPFRLARAVLPGMYERGWGRVVNISSVHGLRASPYKSAYVAAKHGLEGLSKVIALEGGPRGVTSNCICPAYVRTPLVENQIADQARIHGISESEVVERIMLTEPAIKRLLEPAEVAGAVLFLCSDAAAFVNGTSLVLDGGWTAR